One region of Eupeodes corollae chromosome 1, idEupCoro1.1, whole genome shotgun sequence genomic DNA includes:
- the LOC129949385 gene encoding uncharacterized protein K02A2.6-like has translation MPLNKPEFIQELYKLLLKSSKKKRKEYCMDQASPSERYKRLLFGVNSAPEIFQKVMENLLAPCENAYNYLDDIIVYGRTEKEHDESLKVVLNIFKDFDVTLNKEKCLWKVQKLKFLGHILSTEGISPDADKIKTVQEFRPPQSKEETRSFLGLVTYLGKFVPDMADVTEPLRSDASPVALGAVLIQFENKVPRVISFASKSLSQVERRYSQTEKEGLALVWAVERFSYYLAGTEFELVTDHKPLEAIFKPTSRPPARIERWVLRLQAFRFKVVYQPGKLNIADSVSRLCKIQTAETFDEQGEQNIFAIIEKTVPRAITISEICSNNTKDQELMEAVNNVKNEKWDTKMPSSYFPFKLELCTIGNILLRGTRIVIPMALISIILELAHEGHPGETVMKRRVRSKVWWPLVDKDVEQFVKKCRDCLIVSKPSQPVPMNRHVFPDRPWSNLAMDLLGPLPNHDYILVAINYYSRYQEFKFLKRITSKDVINFLREIFCRLGYPKFITADNGRQFVSEEFKTYCKDNNIELITSPPYWPQANGEVENMNRQIVKRLKIAHSNGSDYKEEMKKFTLMYNVTPHGTTGKAPSELLYNRTLDIEKPMLDSEARDRDFINKQKGKERGDRERGAKDSGIEIGDKVLIKMFQQDVNDNPIITTTTPSAAKEQEAPTDVKGSDPRFMLKLKNIEGIWRPVPQHDQESG, from the exons ATACAAGAGGCTTTTGTTTGGTGTAAACTCTGCCCccgaaatatttcaaaaagttatggAAAATCTCCTTGCTCCTTGTGAAAATGCTTATAACTATCTAGATGATATCATAGTTTATGGTCGTACGGAGAAAGAACATGATGAAAGCTTAAAGGTGGTacttaatattttcaaagacTTTGATGTGACGCTCAATAAGGAAAAATGCTTGTGGAAagtacaaaagttaaaattcttAGGACACATCCTATCGACAGAGGGTATAAGCCCAGACGCGGACAAAATAAAGACAGTACAAGAATTTCGACCTCCACAAAGCAAAGAAGAGACAAGAAGCTTCCTTGGATTGGTGACATATCTTGGAAAATTCGTCCCAGATATGGCTGATGTCACGGAACCACTTAGGT CTGATGCCAGCCCAGTAGCGTTGGGGGCAGTCCTTATTCAGTTTGAAAACAAAGTACCAAGGGTTATATCATTTGCGAGTAAAAGCCTATCCCAGGTGGAGAGGAGATACTCTCAAACGGAAAAGGAGGGCCTAGCGTTAGTATGGGCAGTTGAAAGGTTTTCATACTACCTAGCAGGAACAGAATTCGAATTGGTCACAGACCATAAGCCACTAGAGGCAATATTCAAGCCTACATCAAGGCCACCAGCTCGTATTGAAAGATGGGTGCTTAGGTTACAAGCGTTTAGGTTTAAGGTGGTTTATCAACCGGGGAAGCTAAATATAGCTGATTCAGTTTCACGACTGTGTAAAATACAAACAGCAGAAACATTCGACGAACAGGGGGAGCAGAATATATTTGCGATAATTGAAAAGACAGTACCCAGAGCGATTACCATATCAGAGATTTGTTCGAATAACACCAAAGACCAGGAGCTGATGGAGGCTGTCAACAAcgtaaaaaacgaaaaatgggACACCAAGATGCCAAGTTCATACTTTCCATTCAAACTTGAATTGTGTACTATAGGCAATATTCTATTAAGAGGAACTAGAATCGTAATACCCATGGCACTAATTTCTATAATTCTGGAACTTGCTCACGAAGGCCACCCTGGTGAAACAGTAATGAAACGGAGAGTCCGTTCCAAAGTGTGGTGGCCATTGGTAGACAAAGATGTCGAGCAGTTTGTAAAAAAGTGCCGAGATTGTCTCATTGTTTCGAAGCCTAGCCAACCAGTACCCATGAACAGACATGTTTTTCCCGACAGACCTTGGTCTAACTTAGCAATGGATTTGCTGGGGCCGTTGCCAAATCACGATTATATTCTAGTTGCAATTAACTACTACTCCAGATACCAAgagtttaaattcttaaaaaggaTAACTTCCAAAGATGTGATTAACTTTTTGAGAGAAATATTTTGTAGACTAGGGTATCCAAAGTTTATCACGGCGGACAACGGACGCCAATTTGTCAGCGAAGAGTTTAAAACCTACTGTAAAGATAACAACATTGAGCTAATAACTTCACCACCTTATTGGCCACAAGCGAACGGTGAAGTGGAGAACATGAACCGTCAGATCGTAAAACGCTTGAAGATAGCCCACTCTAACGGAAGTGATTATAAAGAAGAGATGAAAAAGTTCACTCTTATGTACAACGTAACTCCCCATGGCACAACAGGAAAAGCACCATCGGAGTTACTTTACAATCGAACGCTGGATATAGAGAAACCAATGCTTGATTCGGAAGCTAGGGACCGCGATTTCATAAATAAGCAAAAAGGGAAAGAAAGGGGAGATAGGGAACGAGGAGCTAAAGATTCAGGGATAGAAATAGGTGAtaaggttttaataaaaat GTTCCAACAGGATGTGAATGATAATCCGATTATCACGACCACCACCCCATCAGCAGCAAAAGAACAAGAAGCGCCAACTGATGTCAAAGGTAGTGATCCGAGGTTCATGTTAAagctgaaaaatattgaagggATATGGAGACCTGTACCACAACACGACCAGGAGAGTGGATAA